A genomic window from Leptolyngbya sp. BL0902 includes:
- the bioA gene encoding adenosylmethionine--8-amino-7-oxononanoate transaminase has product MEFLPTDRLMALDRQHVWHPYAPMPNTGPTFPVRSAQGVYLELETGERLVDGMSSWWTCIHGYNHPALNQAAIDQMGRMSHVMFGGLTHQPAVQLAQKLVALTPAPLQHVFFCDSGSVAVEVAMKMAIQYWHNKGQPQKQHFLTIRNGYHGDTFAAMAVCDPVNGMHHLFRNSLVEQYFADAPQIPFDGDWQEADIASFATILETHHQNLAAAIFEPVVQGAGGMRFYSPQYVKRARELCDQYGVLLILDEIATGFGRTGKGFACDYAQVAPDLMCMGKALTGGFMSLAATLATTEISQTFAQGEAGVFMHGPTFMANPLACAVALASLEILDSGDWVGQVHRIEAQLRQELAPCRDFPAVKDVRVLGAIGVVELHQPVDMAVVQPQFVQQGVWLRPFGRLIYTMPPYIIEPDQLRRITEAIVTVTGQIGAVAES; this is encoded by the coding sequence ATGGAATTTTTGCCTACGGATCGCCTGATGGCGTTGGATCGTCAGCATGTGTGGCATCCCTACGCGCCCATGCCCAATACGGGGCCGACTTTCCCGGTGCGTTCGGCCCAGGGCGTTTACCTAGAACTCGAAACCGGGGAGCGATTGGTGGATGGCATGTCTTCCTGGTGGACGTGCATTCATGGGTATAACCATCCCGCGTTAAATCAGGCGGCGATTGACCAGATGGGGCGCATGAGCCATGTGATGTTTGGCGGATTGACCCATCAGCCCGCCGTTCAGTTGGCGCAAAAACTGGTGGCACTAACTCCGGCCCCGCTTCAGCATGTGTTTTTCTGCGATTCGGGCTCGGTGGCGGTGGAGGTGGCGATGAAGATGGCCATCCAGTATTGGCACAACAAAGGCCAGCCACAGAAGCAGCATTTTTTGACCATTCGCAACGGCTACCACGGCGATACCTTTGCGGCCATGGCGGTGTGCGATCCGGTGAACGGAATGCATCATTTATTCCGCAACAGTTTGGTGGAGCAATATTTTGCCGATGCGCCCCAAATTCCCTTCGATGGCGACTGGCAGGAGGCGGATATTGCTAGTTTTGCCACGATTCTAGAAACCCATCACCAAAATCTGGCGGCGGCGATTTTTGAACCCGTGGTGCAGGGGGCGGGGGGAATGCGGTTCTACAGTCCGCAATACGTGAAACGGGCGCGGGAATTGTGCGATCAGTACGGGGTGCTGCTGATTTTGGACGAAATTGCCACGGGCTTTGGCCGCACGGGCAAGGGTTTTGCTTGTGATTATGCCCAGGTAGCCCCCGATTTGATGTGTATGGGCAAGGCGCTGACGGGGGGCTTCATGTCCCTCGCAGCTACCCTGGCGACGACGGAAATTAGCCAAACCTTTGCCCAGGGCGAGGCGGGGGTTTTTATGCATGGGCCAACCTTTATGGCTAATCCCCTGGCCTGTGCGGTGGCCTTGGCGAGTTTGGAAATTCTAGACAGCGGCGACTGGGTGGGGCAGGTTCACCGCATCGAAGCCCAACTGCGGCAGGAGTTGGCCCCTTGTCGGGATTTCCCCGCCGTGAAAGATGTGCGGGTGTTGGGGGCGATTGGCGTGGTGGAACTGCATCAGCCCGTGGATATGGCGGTGGTGCAGCCTCAGTTTGTGCAGCAGGGTGTGTGGCTGCGGCCCTTTGGGCGGCTGATCTACACCATGCCGCCCTACATCATCGAGCCGGATCAACTGCGCCGCATCACGGAAGCCATCGTCACCGTCACGGGTCAGATCGGGGCGGTGGCTGAGTCCTAG
- a CDS encoding IS5 family transposase (programmed frameshift): protein MTTRRHALRDDQWERIQDLLPGSKGWVGVTAQDNRRFVEAVLYRYRAGIPWRDLPERFGHYRKVHTRFRRWAKTGVWERLFRALANDADNEYQMIDSTIVRAHQHSAGAKGGANAQCIGRSKGGLSTKIHATCDALGNPTGLHLTPGQACDLDGADVLLADIPTDTVLADKGYDADKRVIEPLEAQGKTAVIPPKRNRKTPREYDRDLYKARHLIENFFAKLKQYRAIATRYDKLAETFLSAIYMAACVIWLI, encoded by the exons ATGACGACCCGCCGCCATGCCCTACGCGACGACCAATGGGAACGCATTCAGGATCTGCTGCCCGGTTCTAAAGGCTGGGTCGGCGTGACCGCCCAGGACAATCGCCGATTTGTGGAGGCGGTGCTGTATCGCTATCGGGCCGGCATCCCCTGGCGAGATTTGCCAGAGCGCTTTGGGCATTATCGCAAAGTCCATACCCGCTTCCGTCGCTGGGCGAAAACCGGAGTCTGGGAACGGCTCTTTCGCGCCTTAGCCAACGATGCCGATAACGAATACCAGATGATTGACAGCACTATCGTCCGCGCCCACCAGCACAGTGCTGGGGCAAAGGGGGGG GCCAACGCTCAGTGCATCGGTCGCAGCAAAGGCGGATTAAGCACCAAAATCCATGCCACCTGCGATGCTTTGGGAAACCCGACGGGGCTTCATCTGACGCCCGGACAAGCCTGTGACCTCGATGGGGCAGATGTTCTGTTGGCCGATATTCCCACCGACACCGTGCTTGCCGATAAGGGCTATGACGCCGACAAACGGGTGATTGAGCCGCTCGAAGCCCAGGGCAAAACGGCGGTGATTCCGCCCAAACGCAACCGCAAGACACCCCGGGAGTATGACCGAGACTTGTACAAGGCCCGTCACCTGATTGAGAATTTCTTTGCCAAACTCAAACAATACCGAGCCATTGCCACCCGCTATGACAAGCTGGCCGAGACCTTTCTCAGCGCCATTTACATGGCGGCTTGCGTCATCTGGCTTATTTGA
- a CDS encoding MFS transporter: MSIQFLAQRLRFQRVLKHLGVVVACYAFIAMGLVEASLGVLLPSILAAFQLTTATVTLLFLSQISGYLVAALGSSLISHRLGLGRMVLLAAGLLTATLVIYATTPMWGLMVAAGIFLGLGIGLMDAGINTYMVQDAERANGIGALHGFYGVGALAGPALATTLLALGLSWRQVYGMLALLVSGLVVLVLMALGRRYPGLGRTPTEEHTSALQSLGQALRSPMVLLTGLLLGLYVGVEAAITHWAFMVETVARQTPTLVAGYGVSLYWLGLTVGRFGLNILLPRVGAVRLITLSLGLLLVGLLTWGQGLHPWFSLPLVGVALAVIFPTVMWLIPKRVAPSQVPAAVGFASSAASLGAAIIPSGVGWVANAWGLGVVPWLMLPLAVAMLVLHVGLGRLPRPSSGEAPT; encoded by the coding sequence ATGTCGATCCAGTTTCTAGCTCAGCGGTTGCGATTTCAGCGGGTGCTCAAGCACCTGGGGGTGGTTGTCGCCTGCTATGCCTTCATTGCCATGGGCCTGGTGGAAGCCAGCCTAGGGGTGCTGCTGCCGTCGATTTTGGCGGCCTTTCAACTCACAACCGCCACGGTGACGCTGCTGTTTCTCAGTCAAATTAGCGGCTACCTAGTGGCGGCCTTGGGTAGCAGTTTGATCAGCCACAGGCTAGGGCTGGGGCGCATGGTGCTGCTGGCGGCTGGCCTGCTAACGGCAACCCTTGTGATCTATGCCACAACGCCGATGTGGGGGCTGATGGTGGCGGCGGGGATCTTCCTGGGGCTGGGGATTGGCCTGATGGACGCGGGCATCAACACCTACATGGTGCAGGATGCGGAGCGGGCCAACGGCATCGGTGCCCTGCACGGGTTCTATGGCGTTGGTGCCCTGGCTGGCCCAGCCCTAGCTACCACGTTGTTAGCCCTGGGCCTATCCTGGCGGCAGGTCTATGGAATGTTAGCCCTGTTGGTCAGCGGCCTGGTGGTACTGGTGCTGATGGCGTTAGGACGGCGCTATCCCGGCCTCGGCAGAACGCCCACCGAAGAACACACCTCGGCCCTGCAATCCCTCGGTCAAGCCCTGCGATCCCCGATGGTGCTGCTGACGGGTCTGCTGTTGGGCCTCTATGTGGGGGTGGAAGCGGCCATTACCCACTGGGCCTTTATGGTGGAAACCGTGGCCCGTCAAACGCCGACCCTGGTGGCAGGCTATGGGGTCAGCCTCTACTGGCTGGGGCTGACGGTAGGCCGCTTTGGGTTAAACATCCTCTTGCCCAGGGTGGGCGCGGTGAGGTTGATCACCCTTTCCCTCGGCCTGCTGCTGGTGGGCCTGCTGACCTGGGGTCAAGGGTTGCATCCCTGGTTTAGCCTGCCGCTGGTGGGCGTCGCCCTCGCGGTGATTTTTCCCACCGTCATGTGGCTGATTCCCAAACGGGTTGCGCCTAGCCAAGTGCCCGCTGCCGTGGGGTTTGCCAGCAGTGCCGCCAGCCTGGGCGCGGCGATCATTCCCTCTGGCGTGGGCTGGGTGGCAAATGCCTGGGGGCTGGGCGTTGTGCCCTGGTTGATGTTGCCCCTGGCCGTTGCGATGCTCGTGCTCCATGTCGGATTGGGACGCCTGCCCCGCCCTAGCTCTGGGGAAGCCCCTACTTGA
- a CDS encoding heavy-metal-associated domain-containing protein: MTLDFKVPNLACSACVEAVTKAVKAVDDGAEVAADPKTKDVSVTTSASEAAIKEAIVAAGYTVA; encoded by the coding sequence ATGACGTTGGATTTCAAAGTTCCTAACTTGGCCTGTTCCGCCTGTGTGGAGGCTGTGACCAAGGCGGTGAAGGCGGTGGATGATGGGGCCGAAGTGGCGGCAGATCCCAAAACGAAGGATGTCTCTGTGACCACCAGCGCCTCGGAAGCTGCGATTAAAGAGGCCATCGTGGCGGCTGGCTATACCGTCGCCTAG
- a CDS encoding heavy metal translocating P-type ATPase, translated as MLTQSAQVAQSTTQTFKLRGMSCAACAGNVEGAILAVPGVEACNVNFGAEQASVTYNAQAVSVADIQAAVEAAGYGAQPLNDNVLDFDDEADRRERDTERRHLMRKAVFSLVIGAILIVGSLPMMTGIPMPFIPAWLHAPWFQFVLTTPVMVWAGQAFFINAWKALKRRTATMDTLVAVGTGAAYLYSVVVMLFPQQFHGHGDMVEVYFEVAAVIIAMILLGNLLENRAKGQTSEAIRNLIGLQPKTARVVRGGQTLDIPITEVMLGDVVVVRPGEKIPVDGEILEGSSTLDESMVTGESVPVQKGVGDEVIGATLNKTGSFKFRATRVGKDTFLAQIVTLVQQAQGSKAPIQRVADRVTAWFVPVVMAIAGLTLAVWLLATGDLTMALTTTVGVLIIACPCALGLATPTSIMVGTGKGAEHGILIKGADSLELAHRIQTIVLDKTGTITQGKPTVTDYVTVRGTANGNELALLRLAASVEQSSEHPLAEAVVAYAESQQVRLTEAQDFEAMAGSGVQGSVEGHWVQIGTHRWLRELGIATEALQEDWERLESQGRTVVWLAVDGQVEAILAIADAVKPSSVHAISLLQRMGLEVVMLTGDNRRTAEAIAQEVGITRVIAEVRPDQKASVIQDLQREQKIVAMVGDGINDAPALAQADVGMAIGTGTDVAIAASDITLISGDLHGIVTAIQLSRATLRNIRQNLFFAFIYNVLGIPIAAGVLYPLVGWLLNPIIAGVAMAFSSVSVVSNALRLRKFKPRLS; from the coding sequence ATGCTCACCCAATCGGCCCAAGTCGCCCAATCCACCACCCAAACCTTCAAGTTGCGGGGCATGAGTTGTGCCGCCTGTGCGGGCAATGTGGAAGGTGCGATTTTGGCGGTGCCGGGGGTGGAAGCCTGCAACGTGAACTTTGGGGCGGAGCAAGCCTCTGTCACCTACAATGCCCAAGCCGTCAGCGTTGCCGATATTCAGGCGGCGGTGGAAGCAGCGGGCTATGGTGCCCAACCCCTCAACGACAACGTGCTGGATTTTGACGACGAGGCCGACCGTCGGGAGCGGGACACCGAGCGACGGCACCTGATGCGGAAGGCGGTATTTAGCCTGGTGATCGGGGCGATTTTAATCGTCGGTTCCCTGCCGATGATGACGGGAATTCCCATGCCCTTCATTCCGGCGTGGCTCCATGCGCCTTGGTTTCAGTTTGTGCTAACCACTCCGGTGATGGTGTGGGCGGGGCAGGCGTTTTTTATCAACGCCTGGAAAGCCCTGAAGCGTCGTACCGCCACAATGGATACCCTGGTGGCCGTGGGCACCGGAGCCGCCTACCTCTACTCGGTGGTGGTAATGCTGTTCCCTCAGCAATTCCACGGCCACGGCGACATGGTGGAGGTCTACTTTGAGGTGGCGGCGGTGATCATCGCCATGATTTTGCTGGGGAATCTGCTGGAAAATCGGGCCAAGGGCCAGACCTCCGAGGCGATTCGCAACCTGATTGGCCTGCAACCGAAGACGGCGCGGGTGGTGCGCGGGGGCCAAACGCTGGATATCCCCATTACCGAGGTGATGCTGGGGGATGTGGTGGTGGTGCGTCCGGGGGAAAAAATTCCCGTGGATGGCGAAATTTTGGAGGGCAGTTCCACCCTGGATGAGTCGATGGTGACGGGGGAAAGCGTCCCGGTGCAAAAGGGCGTGGGCGATGAGGTGATTGGGGCCACCCTCAACAAGACGGGTAGCTTCAAGTTTCGGGCCACCCGTGTCGGCAAGGATACCTTCCTGGCGCAGATTGTCACCCTGGTACAACAGGCCCAGGGGTCGAAGGCTCCCATTCAGCGGGTGGCCGACCGGGTGACGGCCTGGTTTGTGCCTGTGGTGATGGCCATTGCGGGGCTGACCCTGGCGGTGTGGCTGCTGGCCACGGGCGATCTCACCATGGCGCTGACCACCACCGTGGGCGTACTGATTATCGCCTGCCCCTGTGCTTTGGGTTTGGCCACGCCGACCTCGATTATGGTGGGCACGGGCAAGGGGGCGGAACACGGCATTTTGATCAAAGGGGCCGACAGTTTGGAGTTAGCCCACCGCATTCAGACCATCGTGCTGGATAAAACCGGAACCATCACCCAGGGCAAACCCACGGTGACGGATTATGTGACGGTACGCGGTACGGCTAACGGCAACGAACTAGCGCTACTGCGGCTGGCGGCGTCCGTAGAGCAGTCTTCCGAACATCCCCTAGCTGAAGCAGTGGTAGCCTATGCCGAATCCCAGCAAGTCCGGCTGACCGAGGCCCAAGACTTTGAAGCCATGGCCGGAAGCGGTGTCCAGGGTTCGGTGGAGGGCCATTGGGTACAGATCGGCACCCATCGCTGGCTGCGGGAATTGGGCATCGCCACGGAGGCGCTTCAGGAGGATTGGGAACGGCTGGAATCCCAGGGGCGCACGGTGGTTTGGCTGGCGGTGGATGGCCAGGTGGAGGCAATCTTGGCCATCGCCGATGCGGTGAAGCCCTCCTCCGTCCACGCCATCAGCCTGTTGCAGCGGATGGGTTTGGAAGTAGTGATGCTGACCGGAGACAACCGCCGCACCGCCGAAGCCATCGCCCAGGAGGTCGGGATTACCCGCGTCATCGCCGAGGTACGTCCTGACCAAAAAGCCTCGGTGATCCAGGACTTGCAGCGGGAACAGAAAATCGTGGCCATGGTGGGCGACGGCATCAACGACGCCCCCGCCCTGGCCCAGGCCGATGTGGGCATGGCCATCGGCACCGGAACCGATGTGGCCATTGCTGCCAGCGACATCACCCTGATCTCCGGCGACCTCCACGGCATCGTCACCGCCATTCAGCTTTCGCGGGCCACCCTGCGGAACATTCGCCAAAACCTGTTCTTCGCCTTCATCTACAACGTGCTGGGCATTCCCATTGCAGCGGGGGTGCTCTATCCCCTGGTGGGCTGGCTGCTGAACCCGATCATTGCCGGGGTGGCCATGGCCTTTAGCTCGGTATCCGTGGTCAGCAACGCCCTGCGTTTGCGGAAATTCAAACCCCGCCTCTCCTAA
- the pheA gene encoding prephenate dehydratase, with product MTLTLAYLGPEGTYSQLAALAYSLELEQQRQESVTLRAFPSIPKAMQATATGETTLTIVPVENSIEGGVTTTLDTLWRLEMLRVHRALVMPIRHGFLSYASGLDHIQTVYSHPQALSQCQNWLEQQVPQATLVPTSSTTEALQHLADNPIIAAIASEWAAELYDLPILAHDINDLADNCTKFWVLGPPDSIVAPASGTYTSLAFTLPVNAPGALLKPLQVFSHHAINLSRIESRPAKRALGDYLFFADLEADCHQDKTLQAIQELAQCTEQLMDFGSYDLVMVNSSLSEAKAKHRRTLSAP from the coding sequence ATGACGCTCACCCTTGCCTACCTCGGCCCCGAAGGCACCTACTCTCAGCTTGCCGCCCTGGCCTACAGCCTCGAACTCGAACAGCAGCGCCAGGAATCGGTGACGTTGCGGGCCTTTCCCAGCATCCCCAAAGCTATGCAGGCCACGGCCACCGGGGAAACCACGCTCACCATTGTTCCGGTAGAAAACTCCATTGAAGGCGGCGTCACCACCACCCTCGATACCCTTTGGCGGCTAGAGATGCTGCGGGTTCACCGTGCTTTGGTGATGCCCATCCGCCACGGCTTTCTGTCCTACGCCTCTGGCTTAGACCACATTCAGACCGTCTATTCCCACCCCCAAGCCCTGTCTCAGTGCCAAAACTGGCTAGAACAACAGGTGCCCCAGGCCACCCTCGTCCCCACCAGTTCCACCACCGAAGCCCTTCAGCATTTAGCTGATAATCCCATCATCGCCGCCATCGCCTCGGAATGGGCCGCCGAACTCTACGACCTGCCCATCCTCGCCCACGACATCAACGATCTCGCCGACAACTGCACCAAGTTCTGGGTGCTCGGCCCACCGGATAGCATCGTTGCCCCCGCCAGCGGCACCTATACTTCCCTGGCCTTCACCCTACCCGTCAATGCTCCAGGGGCTTTGCTGAAGCCCCTGCAAGTTTTTTCTCACCATGCCATCAACCTCAGCCGCATCGAGTCCCGTCCGGCCAAACGGGCGTTGGGCGACTACCTCTTTTTCGCTGATCTAGAAGCCGACTGTCACCAAGACAAAACGCTCCAAGCTATTCAAGAACTTGCCCAATGCACGGAGCAACTGATGGATTTTGGCAGCTACGACCTGGTGATGGTGAACAGCAGCCTCTCTGAAGCCAAGGCCAAACATCGCCGCACGCTGTCAGCACCTTGA
- a CDS encoding glycosyltransferase, translating into MVNETHPLISVIIPVFNDADCLKPCLQALAQQTYPQDRYEVIVVDNSPTPDPNLPPLAAQFPWVVLAHEPQRGSYAARNHGLGLAKGSIIAFTDADCLPAATWLERGADWLRRHPDCGFVAGQIRFFFQNPDAPTAAELYDSRHFLQQKTYAEEYHFGATANLFTFKSRFEAVGLFNSRLYSGGDREWGERVFAAGYPSLYADDVVIDHPARHSFGELRRKVLRVTVGDHELSQTNDQALTAFLAGVLPEFKPSLRYAVACMKDPTIPGWRRKLDCYVTYLALRYLKAGKRLQLYFSHRWS; encoded by the coding sequence ATGGTGAACGAGACCCATCCGTTGATTTCCGTCATCATTCCTGTGTTTAACGACGCGGATTGTCTGAAGCCTTGCCTGCAAGCGCTGGCGCAACAGACCTATCCCCAGGATCGCTACGAGGTGATTGTGGTGGACAACAGCCCCACGCCGGATCCCAACCTGCCCCCATTGGCGGCACAATTTCCGTGGGTTGTGCTGGCCCATGAGCCGCAGCGGGGTTCCTATGCGGCGCGTAACCATGGTCTAGGGTTGGCGAAGGGCTCGATTATCGCCTTTACCGATGCCGATTGTCTCCCAGCGGCTACCTGGCTAGAGCGAGGGGCAGACTGGCTTCGTCGCCATCCCGACTGCGGCTTTGTGGCCGGACAGATTCGCTTTTTCTTCCAAAATCCTGACGCCCCCACGGCAGCTGAACTCTACGACAGTCGCCATTTTCTCCAGCAAAAAACCTACGCCGAGGAATACCACTTTGGGGCCACCGCCAACCTGTTCACCTTCAAATCCCGGTTTGAGGCCGTTGGGTTGTTCAACAGCCGCCTCTATTCTGGCGGAGATCGGGAGTGGGGAGAACGGGTGTTTGCCGCTGGCTATCCCTCGCTCTACGCTGATGATGTGGTGATTGATCATCCCGCCCGCCATAGCTTTGGCGAGTTGCGCCGTAAGGTTCTGCGCGTCACCGTCGGCGATCACGAGTTGAGCCAGACCAACGATCAAGCCCTGACGGCCTTTTTGGCGGGGGTGCTGCCAGAGTTCAAGCCCTCCCTGCGCTATGCCGTCGCTTGTATGAAAGACCCGACCATCCCCGGCTGGCGACGTAAGTTGGATTGCTATGTCACGTATCTTGCCCTGCGCTACCTCAAGGCGGGTAAGCGTCTTCAGCTTTACTTCAGCCACCGTTGGTCGTAA
- a CDS encoding lipopolysaccharide biosynthesis protein: MPPEPPQDSERQASDPNQAFFRTDHLTEELRTRTVRSSAVTISAQGLKFVITMGSTVILARLLSPDDYGLIGMVTVVTGFVQLFKDLGLAEATIQQEEITHRQVSTLFWINVGFSLGIALVVALLAPVVAWFYREPRLISITLVLATTFIFSGLAVQHQALLRRQMAFAVLAKIEIAALLVGVLIAQGTAFYGAGYWALVYMQLASALVYVLGAWLACRWKPGVPRWTPDLWPMLSFGGNLTGFRGLNYFSRNFDNVLIGRVWGAGELGLYSKAYQLLLLPINQINGPVYSVVLSTLSRLQQDPERYRRVYFKAVLGITTLGMPLVAFLFATAEQVIELLLGQTWMGVVPIFQFLMPAAFVATFTISMGWVYQSLGRVDRQFRWGIFSSGINVITFLVSVRWGAVGVAAAYGVLQPILLAIEVVYCYRGTHLSPVELLQTLAKPGFAALGAAALLVGFNRSVALPLPPWLNLGLEALLYGGLYLALWLTIPGGRKTLVELLQVTQDLKRKP, translated from the coding sequence ATGCCCCCTGAGCCCCCCCAAGATTCTGAGCGTCAAGCTTCTGATCCTAACCAAGCGTTTTTTCGGACGGATCACCTGACGGAGGAATTGCGGACGCGCACGGTTCGCAGCAGTGCCGTCACCATTTCTGCCCAGGGGTTGAAGTTTGTCATCACCATGGGGTCTACGGTCATTTTGGCCCGTCTGCTGTCTCCCGATGACTACGGCCTAATTGGCATGGTGACGGTGGTGACGGGGTTTGTTCAGCTTTTCAAAGATTTAGGGTTAGCCGAGGCCACGATCCAGCAGGAGGAGATTACCCATCGCCAGGTGAGTACCCTGTTTTGGATCAATGTGGGGTTTAGCTTGGGCATTGCCCTTGTGGTGGCGCTGCTGGCTCCGGTGGTCGCCTGGTTTTACCGAGAGCCCCGCCTGATTTCGATTACCTTAGTCCTAGCGACAACCTTTATCTTTAGCGGGTTAGCGGTACAGCACCAAGCCCTGCTGCGGCGGCAAATGGCCTTTGCGGTACTGGCCAAAATCGAAATCGCGGCCTTGCTGGTGGGGGTACTGATTGCCCAGGGGACGGCTTTCTATGGGGCGGGCTATTGGGCGCTGGTTTATATGCAGTTGGCCAGTGCCCTAGTCTATGTACTGGGGGCTTGGCTAGCCTGCCGCTGGAAACCCGGTGTCCCTCGCTGGACGCCAGACCTATGGCCGATGCTGAGTTTTGGCGGCAACCTCACCGGGTTTCGTGGCTTGAACTATTTTTCCCGCAATTTTGACAATGTCCTGATTGGTCGGGTGTGGGGAGCAGGGGAGTTGGGCCTCTACAGCAAGGCATACCAACTGCTGCTGTTGCCCATCAACCAGATTAACGGCCCGGTGTATAGCGTGGTGCTGTCAACCCTGAGTCGGTTGCAGCAGGATCCAGAACGCTACCGCCGGGTTTACTTTAAGGCGGTGTTGGGCATCACCACCCTAGGGATGCCCCTAGTGGCCTTTCTGTTTGCCACGGCAGAACAGGTGATTGAGCTCTTGCTAGGGCAAACCTGGATGGGGGTGGTGCCCATTTTCCAGTTCCTCATGCCTGCGGCCTTTGTGGCCACCTTTACCATTTCCATGGGTTGGGTCTACCAATCCCTAGGGCGAGTGGATCGTCAGTTTCGCTGGGGTATTTTTTCCTCTGGCATCAACGTCATCACTTTTCTGGTGAGTGTGCGCTGGGGGGCGGTGGGGGTGGCTGCGGCCTACGGTGTCCTCCAGCCGATTTTGCTGGCGATTGAGGTGGTCTACTGTTATCGAGGCACCCACCTCAGCCCGGTGGAATTGCTGCAAACTTTGGCGAAACCGGGTTTTGCCGCCTTGGGCGCGGCGGCTCTGCTGGTCGGTTTCAACCGTTCGGTTGCGCTACCCCTTCCCCCCTGGCTGAATTTAGGGCTAGAGGCTCTGCTCTACGGTGGCCTATATTTGGCCCTGTGGCTGACGATTCCGGGCGGGAGAAAAACCCTGGTGGAGCTCCTCCAAGTCACCCAAGACCTTAAACGCAAGCCCTAA
- a CDS encoding LON peptidase substrate-binding domain-containing protein: MAFSESISVRELPLFPLPELVLFPGRHLPLHIFEFRYRIMMNTLLQGDRRFGVLMLDPTTGEPAQVGCCAEILHYQRLPDDRMKILTIGQQRFRVLNYVREKPYRVGLVEWLEDKPTDQNLAPLASEVDRLLRDVVRLSAKLTSQDLEIPDNIPTLPRELSYWVASNLYGVALEQQSLLEMDDTEARLEREAEILTSTRNHLAARTALKEVLE; encoded by the coding sequence ATGGCATTCTCTGAATCAATTTCAGTTCGAGAGCTACCACTATTTCCGCTACCAGAACTAGTGCTGTTTCCAGGACGGCATCTGCCCCTGCATATTTTTGAGTTTCGCTATCGGATCATGATGAATACGCTGCTCCAGGGGGATCGGCGGTTCGGTGTACTGATGCTGGATCCAACTACTGGGGAGCCTGCCCAGGTGGGTTGCTGCGCCGAGATTTTGCATTACCAGCGCCTACCCGATGATCGCATGAAAATCTTGACGATTGGGCAGCAGCGCTTCCGTGTGTTGAACTATGTTCGAGAAAAGCCCTACCGGGTTGGGCTTGTAGAATGGCTTGAGGATAAGCCAACCGATCAGAATTTGGCTCCCTTGGCTTCAGAAGTAGATCGCCTGCTCCGGGACGTTGTACGTCTGTCGGCGAAGTTAACCAGCCAAGACCTTGAGATTCCTGACAACATTCCAACCCTGCCCCGCGAACTCTCCTATTGGGTAGCGAGCAACCTCTACGGGGTGGCTTTAGAGCAGCAGTCTTTGCTGGAAATGGATGACACAGAGGCTCGACTAGAACGAGAAGCCGAGATTTTGACCTCCACGCGCAATCACCTGGCGGCTCGTACGGCCCTAAAAGAAGTCTTGGAGTGA
- the rpsJ gene encoding 30S ribosomal protein S10, whose translation MQQQKIRIRLKAFDRRLLDTSCEKIVDTANRTNATAVGPIPLPTKRRIYCVLRSPHVDKDSREHFESRTHRRIIDIYQPSSKTIDALMKLDLPAGVDIEVKL comes from the coding sequence ATTCAACAGCAGAAAATTCGCATTCGCCTAAAAGCCTTTGACCGCAGATTGCTCGATACCTCCTGCGAAAAAATTGTAGACACCGCCAACCGCACTAACGCTACGGCTGTTGGCCCTATTCCCCTTCCGACAAAGCGTCGTATTTACTGCGTGCTTCGTTCGCCCCACGTGGATAAAGATTCTCGCGAGCATTTTGAAAGCCGCACCCACCGCCGCATCATCGATATTTACCAGCCTTCTTCTAAAACCATTGACGCGCTGATGAAGCTGGATTTGCCCGCCGGAGTTGATATTGAAGTGAAGCTGTAG